A genomic region of Cotesia glomerata isolate CgM1 linkage group LG9, MPM_Cglom_v2.3, whole genome shotgun sequence contains the following coding sequences:
- the LOC123272283 gene encoding uncharacterized protein LOC123272283 — protein sequence MNWILLFIALILPANVFCFLRELLFPRKPILNRVRTRDSLQARLADDTAVLDFVGLVQQYNYPAEEHNLTTKDGYNLIFHRIPDSPKSKSLKKKSVVFLQHGVFGSSDSWVLIGPDKDLAFILADQGYDVWIGNVRGNSYCRSHQELSTSGRDFWKFSYHEIAIFDVAEMIDYVLNETNEKSLTYIGHSMGSTVSFVLLSEKPEYNEKIKLLLNLAPVAYWNAISERAIYSVLAKYRDLLKRFLESIEVYDLMPQSSTNKILAKEFCRDNLPTQEICVALIFANVGISPHQLNKTMLPYLLSYVPAGSSVMVLDHYGQNIIQKSFSQYDYGYIDNFKIYGKKRPPAYNLKKITTNVALIYSDNDYFTPVENVLELKKRLPNIVFFGKIDYDTFNHLDYLFAQDAKELLYNRITKLISQYDQSSLFIYCDILGLTMPYTRSNCIIFILFLSLIYSVKLLWCLNLLPQERMLKVRTLKEANSSNTVLDFIGIAKEFGYKAEQHNLTTSDGYILQIFRIPKGKFHYQEEGNGKPVILLEHGLLASADIWAALRRSLVYVLADAGYDVWLGNVRGNCYGRAHKTLSPEDPKFWNFTFHEYGVIDYADTIDYVLKTTNKTTLTYIGHSMGGTSIVILLSEKPEFNEKLDVVIALSPTVYWKKKDPLRNLFTSTFYGIGQMIDPTGMSEFLPQSTLVRNLLTDYCEALNLVDACILILKLFLGFDDEQMDNNEMIYLSNYYPAGTSTKSMYHYCQCAITGEFSKYNYDKNNINYYNQEEPPAYKVKNINAPMVIFYGENDPLSTLVDNRELIRRVTSNVTLIKIDYNKFTHLDFVIAKDVKKFFYAKLIDVLSKYN from the exons ATGAATtggattttattgtttatcgCGCTTATATTACCGGCAAACGTGTTTTGTTTTTTACGAGAATTATTATTTCCACGGAAGCCGATTTTGAACCGCGTTAGGACCAGGGATTCCCTTCAAGCAAGACTTGCTGATGACACTGCTGTTTTGGACTTT gtcGGCTTGGTACAACAATACAACTACCCAGCAGAAGAGCACAATTTAACAACCAAAGATGGCTACAACTTGATCTTCCACAGGATTCCCGATAGCCCAAAGTCaaagtcattaaaaaaaaaatcagttgtATTTCTTCAACACGGAGTTTTTGGTTCCTCCGACTCATGGGTTCTTATAGGACCTGACAAAGACCTTG CTTTTATCCTAGCAGACCAAGGATACGACGTCTGGATTGGCAATGTCAGGGGTAACTCTTACTGTCGTTCACACCAAGAGCTATCAACGTCAGGCCGTGATTTCTGGAAATTcag tTATCACGAGATCGCAATATTCGACGTAGCTGAAATGATCGACTACGTTTTGAACGAGACAAACGAAAAATCGCTTACCTACATCGGTCATTCAATGGGTTCGACCGTGAGCTTTGTTCTTCTTTCGGAAAAACCGGAgtacaatgaaaaaataaaattactgctCAACCTTGCGCCAGTCGCTTATTGGAACGCTATCTCTGAAAGAGCTATTTATAGCGTTCTTGCTAAGTACAGAGATTTGttaaag aGATTTCTTGAATCAATTGAAGTTTATGATTTGATGCCGCAAAGTTCAACGAATAAAATTCTAGCTAAAGAATTTTGCCGTGATAATCTTCCGACACAAGAAATATGTGTTGCTTTAATTTTTGCAAATGTTGGGATTAGTCCTCATCAGCTTAATaag ACAATGTTACCTTATCTTTTGAGTTACGTTCCTGCTGGAAGTTCAGTAATGGTACTTGATCATTATGGGCAAAATATAATACAGA aaTCATTTAGTCAATATGACTACGGTTATATCGACAACTTTAAAATATACGGGAAGAAAAGACCACCAgcttacaatttaaaaaaaataacaaccaACGTTGCACTAATTTATTCTGACAATGATTACTTCACTCCAGTCGAG AATGTATTAGAGCTGAAGAAAAGGTTGCCAAATATCGTGTTCTTCGGCAAAATAGACTACGATACTTTCAATCATTTAGACTACCTCTTCGCTCAGGACGCTAAGGAGCTCCTGTACAATAGAATAACAAAACTTATTTCTCAGTAT GATCAATCCtccttatttatttattgtgatATACTTGGATTAACTATGCCATATACCCGTTCTAACTGTATtatatttatcttatttttatctttaatatatTCAGTGAAATTGTTATGGTGTTTGAACTTGCTTCCGCAAGAAAGGATGTTGAAAGTTCGAACTCTTAAAGAAGCTAATAGTAGCAATACTGTATTAGATTTt attggAATAGCTAAAGAATTTGGATACAAAGCAGAACAGCACAATTTAACAACAAGCGACGGATACATACTGCAGATATTTAGAATTCCAAAGGGAAAATTTCACTACCAAGAAGAAGGAAATGGTAAACcagttattttattagaaCACGGGCTTCTGGCTTCAGCTGACATTTGGGCAGCGCTTAGACGATCTCTTG tgtacgtTCTGGCTGATGCTGGGTATGACGTCTGGCTTGGAAATGTCCGGGGAAATTGTTACGGTCGTGCTCATAAAACTTTGTCACCTGAAGATCCTAAATTTTGGAATTTCAc ttTTCATGAATACGGTGTAATAGATTATGCAGACACAATAGACTACGTACTTAAAACAACGAATAAAACTACTCTAACTTACATCGGTCATTCAATGGGAGGAACTTCAATTGTAATATTACTGTCTGAAAAACCAGAATTCAACGAAAAATTGGATGTTGTAATTGCTCTATCGCCTACGGTCTACTGGAAGAAGAAAGACCCTTTgaggaatttatttacaagcACATTTTATGGAATTGGA caAATGATCGACCCCACTGGTATGTCCGAGTTCTTGCCTCAAAGCACTTTGGTCAGAAACTTACTTACAGATTATTGCGAAGCTTTAAATCTTGTAGATGCTTGTATTcttatattgaaattatttcttgGATTTGATGATGAGCAAATggataat aatgaaatgatatatttatcaaattattatcCAGCTGGAACTTCAACAAAATCAATGTATCATTACTGTCAATGTGCAATAACTG gtgaatttagtaaatataattacgataaaaataatattaattattataaccaAGAAGAACCTCCAGCTtacaaagttaaaaatataaatgcgCCGATGGTAATTTTTTACGGTGAAAATGATCCACTGAGCACTTTGGTAGACAACAGAGAATTGATAAGACGCGTGACGAGTAATGTCACTCTAATAAAAATAGACTACAACAAATTCACTCATTTGGATTTTGTAATAGCCAAAGAcgtgaaaaaattcttctatGCAAAACTTATCGACGtactatcaaaatataattaa
- the LOC123271544 gene encoding NADH dehydrogenase [ubiquinone] 1 beta subcomplex subunit 9 has translation MAHSVPSGIVTHARKVCSLYKRLLRNYESWFPDFLDFRYEAVLTREIFDKNKDIKDLRVAKKLLLEGEQKLENIMHPQPLFFPESPGGCAHEREVLPPDWVLDYWHPTEKAMYPKYFALREKRKLEYMKLYDKQFPDAPKEFKDVH, from the exons ATGGCTCATTCTGTACCAAGTGGTATTGTTACTCATGCTAGGAAGGTATGCAGTCTTTACAAACGCCTTCTTCGGAATTATGAATCCTGGTTTCctgattttcttgattttag gtATGAAGCAGTACTCACTCGCGAGATCTTTGACAAAAACAAAGACATAAAAGATCTGCGAgtagcaaaaaaattgttactagAAGGAGAACAAAAGTTAGAAAACATAATGCACCCGCAACCATTGTTCTTCCCAGAATCTCCAGGTGGTTGTGCTCACGAACGTGAAGTGTTACCTCCAGACTGGGTTCTCGATTACTGGCATCCAACTGAGAAAGCTATGTATCCAAAATACTTTGCTCTAAGAGAGAAACGTAAGCTTGAATACATGAAACTTTACGATAAACAATTCCCTGATGCCCCGAAGGAATTCAAAGATGTTCATTAA